From Deltaproteobacteria bacterium, a single genomic window includes:
- the flhF gene encoding flagellar biosynthesis protein FlhF, whose translation MQLKRYEGKTLRGTLERVKQELGPDALIVSSRTFRKEHGLLGLLSGRKVEVVAAIDRHTARPNTLKEAIRHTRSAARKTSPAPESGSVPPVVNKTHSRNDPIESLLEELDIGPEMSAYYRQMVRSGVQPQIAFRLIRSAQETLRSGESPAAGLTEAVEKQVPFVNHEKETPKFVALIGPTGVGKTTTVAKLAARDRFEKQKSVAFVTMDTYRIAAVEQLRVYANILGVPLHVAHKRDELSAILQSLERFDRVYVDTAGRSPWEECHIRDLGYAFERCIDLHPMLLVGANTNEVDARYIVKRYSELRPRSLVITKADECMCFGPVLNYLTGSGIPLAYVSNGQNVPDDLEAATPKSILRYLFMTRKSV comes from the coding sequence ATGCAGCTGAAGCGATACGAGGGGAAGACGTTGCGCGGGACTCTTGAGAGGGTCAAGCAGGAATTGGGCCCGGACGCCCTGATCGTGTCCAGCCGGACGTTCCGTAAAGAGCACGGACTCCTGGGTCTGCTGAGTGGTCGGAAAGTCGAAGTCGTGGCAGCTATAGACAGGCATACGGCGCGCCCGAACACGCTCAAGGAAGCGATCCGTCATACGAGGTCCGCAGCCCGGAAGACAAGTCCGGCTCCGGAATCCGGGAGCGTGCCGCCGGTGGTGAACAAGACCCATTCGCGAAACGACCCCATCGAATCCCTGTTAGAGGAACTGGACATCGGACCGGAGATGAGCGCTTATTACAGACAAATGGTACGATCCGGCGTTCAACCCCAGATCGCCTTCAGACTGATTAGAAGCGCACAGGAAACCTTGAGAAGCGGCGAGAGTCCGGCCGCCGGGTTGACGGAGGCGGTCGAAAAGCAAGTACCTTTCGTCAACCATGAGAAAGAGACGCCGAAATTCGTGGCGCTGATAGGACCTACCGGAGTTGGGAAGACTACCACCGTGGCCAAACTGGCGGCCAGAGATCGGTTTGAGAAGCAAAAGAGCGTTGCGTTTGTCACAATGGACACCTATCGGATCGCCGCGGTGGAACAGCTTCGAGTATACGCGAACATCTTGGGTGTGCCTTTACATGTCGCCCATAAACGGGACGAACTCTCAGCCATTCTTCAGAGCCTGGAGCGGTTTGATCGAGTCTACGTGGATACGGCCGGACGTAGCCCTTGGGAAGAATGCCACATCCGGGATCTCGGGTATGCTTTTGAACGATGCATAGACCTTCATCCCATGCTTCTTGTTGGTGCGAACACGAATGAAGTGGACGCGCGTTATATTGTAAAACGGTACTCCGAACTGCGTCCCCGGTCGCTCGTGATTACCAAGGCCGACGAGTGCATGTGTTTCGGCCCGGTGTTGAATTATCTGACCGGAAGCGGTATTCCTTTGGCATATGTGTCCAACGGTCAAAATGTTCCGGACGACTTGGAAGCCGCAACTCCAAAGTCTATACTCAGGTACCTTTTTATGACGAGAAAGTCGGTTTAG
- the flhA gene encoding flagellar biosynthesis protein FlhA produces MAERSSIVEKALSQSDLFLAFGVVGVLLIMIIPLPTPLLDLLLSLNITLGIIILLVSMYIQQPLEFSAFPSVLLVTTLFRLSLNIASTRIILLRGNEGVDAAGQVIQAFGSFVVGGNYVVGLVVFLILVLINFVVITKGATRIAEVAARFTLDAMPGKQMSIDADLNAGLIDEAEARSRRLRISREADFYGSMDGASKFVRGDAIAGIIITVINIVGGLLIGILQQGMSMSDAAKTYTLLTIGDGLVSQVPALIISTAAGINVSRAASDANLGQDLARQLFLNPRAVGVAASIVFFFALIPGLPQIPFLVLSCIMGGMAYLGYRESKKGEKAEVEGVKQLPEEGVPEQVESLLPLDIMELEVGYGLIPLVDVQQDGSLLEKIKSIRRQFALEMGFIVPPLHIRDNLQLGPNEYSLLIKGNQITRGELEPDQLLAMKAGEISEEIEGIKTKEPAFGLPAKWIRPSEKERAQMAGYTVVEPATVLATHLTEVIRKHAHELMGRQETQKLLDNLAETHPKVVEELVPNILSVGQVQKVLQNLLRENVSIRDLLTILETLADYGHSISNTDVLTEYVRQGLARTITKQYQLEDRSLPLMTLDKTIEDIIVSSIHRTEQETYLSLDPSIAQKIITEFSRSNETFGRMNVQPVVLCSPVVRPHLKRLTERFFPNLAILSHNEIAPEAKIQSLGAVKV; encoded by the coding sequence ATGGCTGAAAGAAGTTCGATCGTCGAAAAGGCATTGTCCCAGAGTGACCTTTTCCTGGCTTTCGGAGTGGTGGGCGTACTGCTCATTATGATAATTCCGCTCCCTACCCCGCTCCTCGATTTATTGCTTTCTCTGAACATCACACTGGGCATCATCATTCTGCTGGTTTCCATGTACATTCAGCAGCCACTGGAATTCTCCGCGTTTCCTTCCGTTCTGCTGGTGACCACGTTGTTTCGGCTTTCCCTGAACATCGCGTCCACCAGAATTATTCTACTGCGGGGCAACGAAGGTGTCGATGCCGCGGGACAAGTCATTCAGGCTTTCGGCTCCTTCGTGGTTGGCGGCAACTATGTCGTGGGTCTGGTCGTGTTTCTGATCCTTGTTCTGATCAATTTCGTGGTCATCACCAAAGGCGCCACTCGCATCGCAGAAGTCGCCGCCCGTTTCACTCTGGACGCCATGCCCGGAAAACAGATGAGCATTGACGCGGATCTCAATGCCGGGCTCATTGATGAAGCGGAAGCCCGAAGCCGGCGCCTGAGAATATCGAGGGAGGCCGACTTCTATGGTTCCATGGACGGTGCGAGCAAATTCGTTCGCGGGGACGCCATCGCGGGTATCATCATCACTGTGATCAACATTGTTGGCGGGCTGCTGATCGGAATCCTGCAACAGGGTATGAGCATGTCCGACGCAGCGAAAACCTACACATTGCTTACCATCGGCGATGGCCTGGTATCTCAGGTTCCTGCGCTGATTATTTCGACGGCCGCAGGCATTAATGTGAGCCGTGCCGCTTCGGACGCCAATTTGGGACAGGATCTTGCCCGGCAGCTCTTTTTGAATCCCCGGGCCGTAGGCGTTGCCGCATCGATCGTGTTTTTCTTCGCCCTTATCCCAGGACTTCCCCAAATTCCGTTCTTGGTGCTCTCCTGCATCATGGGCGGCATGGCCTATCTGGGATATCGCGAGTCCAAGAAAGGGGAGAAGGCTGAAGTGGAGGGTGTTAAACAATTGCCCGAGGAGGGAGTTCCCGAGCAGGTGGAGTCCCTTTTGCCATTGGACATCATGGAACTGGAAGTGGGTTACGGCCTTATCCCGCTGGTCGATGTGCAACAAGACGGCAGCCTCCTCGAGAAGATCAAATCCATCCGGAGGCAGTTTGCTCTGGAGATGGGTTTCATCGTTCCGCCGCTGCACATAAGGGACAATCTTCAGTTAGGCCCCAACGAGTACTCATTGTTGATAAAGGGGAACCAGATAACACGCGGGGAACTTGAACCGGATCAATTGCTGGCCATGAAGGCGGGAGAGATTTCCGAGGAGATCGAGGGGATCAAGACCAAAGAGCCCGCTTTCGGCCTCCCTGCCAAATGGATTCGCCCTTCCGAAAAGGAACGGGCTCAAATGGCGGGATATACGGTGGTGGAGCCTGCCACGGTGTTGGCTACGCACCTGACGGAGGTGATACGAAAGCACGCCCATGAACTCATGGGACGACAGGAAACGCAGAAATTGCTGGACAACTTGGCTGAAACCCATCCGAAAGTTGTGGAAGAGTTGGTGCCGAATATACTCAGCGTCGGGCAGGTTCAGAAGGTACTCCAAAACCTGCTCAGAGAAAACGTGTCCATCCGAGATCTGTTGACCATCCTGGAAACCTTGGCTGATTACGGTCATTCGATTTCAAATACGGATGTGCTCACGGAGTACGTGCGCCAGGGGTTGGCGAGGACCATTACCAAGCAATACCAGTTGGAGGACCGCTCTCTGCCGCTTATGACGTTAGACAAGACGATCGAAGACATTATCGTAAGTTCCATCCACCGGACGGAGCAGGAAACCTATTTGAGCCTCGACCCCAGTATTGCACAGAAGATCATCACGGAGTTCAGCAGGTCCAACGAGACGTTCGGCCGAATGAACGTCCAGCCGGTGGTGCTCTGCTCTCCGGTCGTTCGACCTCATTTGAAAAGGCTGACTGAACGTTTTTTCCCCAATTTGGCCATACTGTCACACAATGAAATTGCGCCGGAAGCGAAAATCCAGTCCTTGGGAGCGGTAAAGGTATAA
- the flhB gene encoding flagellar biosynthesis protein FlhB yields the protein MPAKGDQEKSEQPTARRRQKAREEGQVAKGRELGGVVVLLTSLLFFFLVGQYTFSETAKLWSRLFSSFIKPEMTVISATELLVSVVVSMAKILLPLMMAVFAGAIVANVAQVGFMISGRAVKADLSRLDPIKGFKKIFSLKSLVELVKNLAKLSAVGLVVYLTIKSEIVHAFPLMDEGAWAILAYLMKTSFTIFHRTAWVLLILAIFDYMYQRWEFEQDLKMSKQELKDEYKQTEGDPQIKSRIKALQREMARRRMMEEVPKAAVVITNPTHLAIALRYEKGMRAPVVAAKGAGFIAEQIRKVARHHGVPIVENRAVARILYKVGEIGGEIPTALYKAVAEILAHVFRISKKGLV from the coding sequence ATGCCTGCCAAAGGCGATCAGGAAAAGAGTGAACAACCGACCGCACGGCGACGCCAGAAAGCCCGCGAAGAAGGGCAAGTGGCCAAAGGCCGGGAGTTGGGTGGAGTAGTCGTTCTGCTGACGAGCCTGTTGTTCTTCTTTCTGGTCGGGCAGTACACGTTTTCAGAAACGGCGAAGCTGTGGAGCAGGCTGTTCTCCAGTTTTATCAAACCGGAGATGACGGTAATTTCTGCAACGGAGCTGCTGGTATCCGTAGTCGTAAGCATGGCAAAGATTCTATTGCCCCTCATGATGGCCGTGTTCGCAGGAGCCATAGTGGCGAACGTGGCGCAAGTGGGATTCATGATCTCGGGCCGCGCCGTCAAGGCGGATCTTTCGAGGCTCGACCCCATTAAGGGATTCAAAAAGATATTCTCTCTGAAGTCCCTGGTGGAGTTGGTGAAGAACCTCGCCAAACTCTCGGCGGTGGGTCTGGTGGTGTACTTGACGATCAAATCCGAAATCGTCCATGCGTTTCCACTGATGGACGAAGGTGCGTGGGCTATCCTCGCCTACCTCATGAAGACTAGTTTCACCATTTTTCACCGGACGGCGTGGGTGCTACTTATTCTTGCGATATTTGACTACATGTACCAGAGGTGGGAATTCGAACAAGATTTGAAAATGAGCAAGCAGGAGCTCAAAGACGAATACAAGCAGACGGAGGGAGATCCGCAAATCAAGTCTCGTATCAAAGCACTCCAACGGGAAATGGCCCGCCGCAGGATGATGGAAGAGGTGCCAAAGGCGGCGGTGGTGATCACCAACCCGACGCATTTGGCCATAGCGCTTCGATATGAAAAGGGGATGAGGGCTCCGGTTGTGGCCGCCAAGGGCGCCGGTTTCATTGCGGAACAGATCCGAAAAGTAGCCCGACACCACGGTGTTCCGATCGTGGAGAATCGAGCTGTGGCGAGAATCTTGTATAAGGTGGGAGAAATCGGTGGAGAAATTCCCACGGCATTATACAAAGCGGTGGCGGAAATTCTGGCTCACGTATTTCGAATCAGCAAGAAAGGCCTAGTTTAG